One window of Sphingobacteriales bacterium genomic DNA carries:
- a CDS encoding T9SS type A sorting domain-containing protein, protein MPQTNGPISVFVADIDNDGLDDIVSASVADNRIGWFKNEGGGNYSLIKIISNNAIGAYCVRATDLDNDGNLDIVFASKYDNKVAWHKNLGDGIFGLQNIIDAFALGAFFVDFADIDLDGDTDVISASKDDGQIVWYLNNGYGSFALGESMNINYLKNLSITDIDNDGDIDLIVADSYLRIYKNNGLGQFSIYQSIYLEAYECADMAFGDLDGNSKTDIVLSNIFFGVFQIFQNLSGNFGTLQTVLTDFIDPHAITVTDLTNDGWPDIVVSSNYTSMDHVIILIINAGGGIYNEPQIIAENMRNSHDITVADLNDDSTLDILVAATSNNKIAWLANDGFGNFSDQHIITFDTFASLYIHFADFDNDGIEDLLTSSYYDRFMAWFKNTGNGNFVSINRFAFNNNLIRSVSIADLDNDGDLDIATASEYDCTVEWHENDGSGSFNIKYVVDEKTYNSFTTITTGDINNDGNIDLVVSYFHQDKLVMYLNEGDGIFSDEIIIATYANAKRTLILEDFNNDGLVDILTCSDIDNSISWYMNQGGGNFSNELYILSATMVYKVSAADLDNDGDLDIIYPAYQNNNVKWIENDGTGNFIQHHYVSGNSPFARAAIAADFDNDGWKDVLVGSGFNGGNPTSKVSWFRNLGGGTFGSQQLLNLTQESPDAVYAVDIDTDGDLDALSSSGLSLNILSYINQLYLPVSINTLPNALAFPLIITPNPTRNSATLTYHSHQSQPITLTLYDLTGRLLFEENLQPTIGTNNYILDILPYPQGLYVVTLNNGIEVVSGKVVKE, encoded by the coding sequence ATGCCTCAAACAAATGGTCCAATATCTGTTTTTGTAGCGGACATTGACAATGATGGACTCGATGATATTGTGTCAGCATCGGTTGCTGACAATAGAATTGGTTGGTTCAAAAATGAAGGGGGCGGTAACTACAGTTTAATCAAAATCATATCAAACAATGCTATTGGAGCATACTGTGTCAGAGCAACAGATTTGGATAATGATGGCAATTTAGATATTGTTTTTGCATCAAAATATGACAACAAAGTTGCATGGCATAAGAATTTAGGAGACGGTATTTTTGGGCTACAAAATATTATAGATGCGTTTGCCTTAGGTGCTTTTTTTGTAGATTTTGCAGATATTGATTTAGATGGCGATACAGATGTTATATCAGCATCAAAAGATGATGGACAAATTGTTTGGTATCTTAATAATGGATATGGGAGTTTTGCATTAGGAGAATCTATGAACATAAACTATTTAAAGAACTTGTCAATTACAGATATTGACAATGATGGGGATATAGACCTTATTGTTGCAGATTCATACTTGAGAATATATAAGAATAATGGTTTAGGGCAATTTAGTATTTATCAAAGCATATATTTGGAGGCATATGAATGTGCTGATATGGCATTTGGTGATTTAGACGGAAACAGTAAAACAGATATTGTTTTATCCAATATTTTTTTTGGAGTTTTTCAGATTTTCCAAAACTTGTCAGGTAATTTTGGCACTTTACAAACTGTACTAACGGATTTTATTGATCCACATGCTATTACAGTAACCGATTTAACAAATGATGGTTGGCCTGATATAGTAGTTAGTAGTAATTATACATCTATGGATCATGTAATAATATTAATTATAAATGCAGGAGGAGGTATTTACAACGAACCTCAAATAATTGCAGAAAACATGAGAAATTCTCACGACATAACTGTTGCTGATTTAAATGATGATAGCACTTTAGATATACTTGTAGCTGCAACGTCAAACAACAAAATTGCATGGTTAGCTAATGATGGTTTTGGAAACTTTAGCGATCAGCATATTATCACTTTTGATACTTTTGCCTCATTATACATTCATTTTGCAGATTTTGATAACGATGGAATTGAAGATTTACTAACTTCCAGTTATTATGATAGATTTATGGCTTGGTTCAAAAACACTGGAAATGGCAATTTTGTCAGCATCAATAGGTTTGCTTTTAACAACAATCTGATAAGATCCGTTTCAATAGCAGATTTAGACAATGATGGTGATTTGGATATTGCCACTGCTTCTGAGTACGACTGTACAGTTGAATGGCATGAAAATGACGGATCTGGAAGTTTCAACATCAAATATGTTGTTGACGAAAAAACCTATAACAGTTTCACTACAATAACCACCGGCGATATAAACAATGATGGCAATATAGATTTGGTTGTTTCGTACTTCCATCAAGACAAATTGGTTATGTACTTAAACGAGGGTGATGGCATATTTTCAGATGAAATAATAATAGCAACCTATGCCAATGCTAAAAGAACACTTATTTTAGAAGATTTTAATAATGATGGTTTGGTTGATATTTTAACTTGCTCTGATATAGACAATAGTATATCTTGGTATATGAATCAAGGCGGAGGAAACTTTAGTAACGAATTATACATATTAAGCGCTACTATGGTTTACAAAGTATCAGCTGCAGACCTCGATAATGATGGGGATTTAGATATTATATATCCTGCATATCAAAATAACAATGTAAAATGGATTGAAAATGATGGCACTGGAAATTTTATCCAACATCATTATGTTAGTGGTAATTCACCATTTGCGCGTGCTGCCATAGCTGCAGATTTTGATAATGATGGGTGGAAAGATGTGTTAGTCGGATCTGGGTTCAACGGTGGTAACCCAACAAGTAAAGTTTCATGGTTTAGAAATTTAGGAGGGGGCACATTTGGAAGTCAACAATTATTAAACCTGACTCAAGAATCTCCTGATGCAGTATATGCGGTTGATATAGATACTGATGGAGATTTAGACGCTTTATCATCATCCGGGTTGTCTCTAAATATATTGTCCTATATCAATCAACTTTACTTACCTGTCAGTATCAACACACTACCCAATGCACTTGCCTTTCCACTAATAATCACCCCAAACCCCACACGAAACTCCGCCACTCTAACCTACCACAGCCACCAATCCCAACCCATAACCCTAACCTTATACGACCTGACCGGCAGGCTTCTGTTTGAAGAAAATCTACAACCAACCATCGGAACAAATAACTACATCTTAGACATACTGCCCTATCCACAGGGTTTGTATGTGGTAACGCTCAACAACGGGATTGAGGTGGTTTCGGGGAAGGTGGTGAAGGAGTAG
- a CDS encoding protease complex subunit PrcB family protein, with translation MKSAFISMIVYCCFLLFACANQNPTSNDNNSTPTPEKQNQAQKVTWTELYKGGMSAVEQPKQLVVTNQDAYSTLWAETFGYVINPVPEIPKVDFSQNVVVAAFMGQVNTGGHEIKVKSVEQTDGETTVKLLYRTPAQNCPVTDAQENPCLFFSLPTNLTGSNKVDIQVESETYHCD, from the coding sequence ATGAAAAGTGCTTTTATTTCAATGATTGTCTATTGTTGTTTTTTGTTGTTTGCCTGTGCCAATCAAAACCCTACATCAAACGACAATAATTCAACCCCAACACCGGAAAAACAAAACCAAGCCCAAAAAGTTACCTGGACTGAACTGTATAAAGGTGGCATGAGCGCTGTTGAACAACCCAAACAGTTGGTCGTTACCAATCAAGACGCATACAGCACATTATGGGCAGAAACTTTCGGATATGTTATCAACCCTGTTCCCGAAATACCAAAGGTTGATTTTTCCCAAAATGTAGTTGTCGCTGCTTTTATGGGACAAGTTAACACAGGAGGACATGAAATAAAGGTAAAATCGGTCGAACAAACCGATGGCGAAACAACGGTCAAACTTCTATATCGTACCCCTGCACAAAACTGTCCGGTTACAGATGCTCAGGAAAACCCTTGTTTGTTTTTTTCCCTGCCAACCAATCTAACCGGCAGCAACAAGGTTGATATTCAGGTAGAATCTGAAACCTATCATTGCGACTGA
- a CDS encoding S8 family serine peptidase: MKTRIFLPTVLLALFVCLNTFAQKSGIVPDQYIVILKESSAKPVLKINLDKGGNKKQTTDREEKQKGNETSRQNTLKKVREVSANNKLKSNAILAEFADVTVGFAAKLSEKEVRELKNDPNVEGVYEDYYIEMDTDEDFDLTCVEVSSSMLPQSTDCAITKAGGPVNGSNKATWIWIIDSGIDLDHPDLNVITSSTYAKSYIPGETPNDGCGHGTHVAGIAAARDNSIGVVGVSAGAKVVPLKVFDNSCDGAASFASTVLTALNHVAMYDIPGDVVNMSLRIGIFSVNCESGDPALRNAIQNLGLAGTHVVMSAGNLGVASNTQRPGCINGTRVYTVGNITCANAYNTGSNFGIPSIDWVAVGTSVYSTLPGGVYGYKTGTSMSAPVVAGIVHSKNAAPVSLGNVVYGGTTYKIAKR; this comes from the coding sequence ATGAAAACACGAATTTTTCTCCCAACAGTTTTATTAGCACTGTTTGTATGCCTGAATACATTTGCACAAAAATCAGGAATTGTACCCGATCAGTATATTGTTATTTTAAAAGAAAGTTCTGCTAAACCGGTGTTAAAAATTAATTTGGACAAAGGTGGCAACAAAAAACAAACTACCGACCGCGAAGAAAAACAAAAAGGCAACGAAACTTCCCGCCAAAACACACTTAAGAAAGTGCGTGAAGTAAGTGCTAATAACAAATTGAAATCAAATGCTATTTTAGCTGAATTTGCAGATGTTACTGTCGGGTTTGCAGCCAAATTAAGTGAAAAAGAAGTTCGCGAATTAAAGAATGATCCAAATGTTGAGGGGGTATATGAAGACTACTACATTGAAATGGATACAGATGAAGATTTCGATCTGACATGTGTTGAAGTAAGCAGTTCGATGCTTCCTCAGTCAACTGATTGTGCAATAACCAAAGCCGGAGGCCCTGTAAATGGCTCAAACAAAGCGACTTGGATTTGGATTATTGACTCCGGAATAGACTTAGATCATCCCGATTTGAATGTAATTACTTCCTCAACCTATGCCAAGTCATATATTCCGGGCGAAACACCCAATGATGGTTGTGGCCATGGAACACATGTTGCCGGAATTGCTGCTGCTCGCGATAACTCAATTGGTGTTGTAGGAGTATCGGCAGGTGCAAAAGTAGTACCGTTAAAAGTGTTTGACAACAGTTGTGATGGAGCTGCTAGTTTTGCCTCTACCGTACTTACTGCGTTAAACCATGTTGCAATGTATGATATTCCCGGAGATGTTGTCAATATGAGTTTGAGAATTGGAATTTTTAGTGTTAATTGCGAAAGTGGAGATCCTGCATTGCGAAATGCCATTCAAAACCTCGGCTTAGCCGGTACCCATGTTGTAATGTCTGCCGGCAATTTGGGTGTTGCTTCAAACACGCAGCGTCCCGGCTGTATTAATGGAACCAGAGTTTACACAGTCGGCAATATTACTTGTGCAAACGCATATAATACCGGCTCAAATTTCGGCATTCCTTCAATAGATTGGGTTGCCGTAGGCACCAGTGTTTATTCTACACTTCCGGGTGGCGTATATGGGTACAAAACAGGAACTTCAATGTCGGCACCGGTCGTAGCAGGTATCGTTCATTCTAAAAATGCAGCGCCTGTAAGTTTAGGTAATGTTGTCTATGGTGGAACAACCTATAAAATTGCAAAACGGTGA